Proteins encoded together in one Triticum dicoccoides isolate Atlit2015 ecotype Zavitan chromosome 7B, WEW_v2.0, whole genome shotgun sequence window:
- the LOC119336741 gene encoding 40S ribosomal protein S18 produces the protein MSLIAGEEFQHILRVLNTNVDGKQKIMFALTSIKGVGRRFSNIVCKKADVDMNKRAGELSAEEMDRLMAVVHNPRQFKVPDWFLNRKKDYKDGRFSQVVSNAVDMKLRDDLERLKKIRNHRGLRHYWGVRVRGQHTKTTGRRGKTVGVSKKR, from the exons ATG TCGCTGATCGCGGGTGAGGAGTTCCAGCACATCCTGCGTGTGCTCAACACCAACGTCGACGGTAAGCAGAAGATCATGTTCGCGCTCACCTCCATCAAGGGTGTGGGCCGCCGCTTCTCCAACATCGTCTGCAAGAAGGCCGACGTCGACATGAACAAGAG GGCCGGAGAGCTTTCCGCGGAGGAGATGGACCGTCTGATGGCGGTGGTGCACAACCCGCGCCAGTTCAAGGTGCCCGACTGGTTCCTCAACAGGAAGAAGGACTACAAGGACGGCAGGTTCTCCCAGGTCGTCTCCAACGCCGTTGACATGAAGCTCAGGGATGACCTTGAGAGGCTCAAGAAGATCAG GAACCATCGTGGTCTGCGTCACTACTGGGGCGTGCGTGTCCGTGGTCAGCACACCAAGACTACTGGCAGGAGAGGAAAGACTGTTGGTGTCTCCAAGAAGCGATAA